A section of the Oryza sativa Japonica Group chromosome 1, ASM3414082v1 genome encodes:
- the LOC9268622 gene encoding putative disease resistance RPP13-like protein 1: MAEVVLAGLRLAATPICVKLLCNASTCLGVDMTRELHELETIIIPQFELVIEAAEKGNHRAKLDRWLRELKQAFYNAEDLLDEHEYNILKCKAKHKDSLVKDSTQVHDSSISNILKQPMRAVSSRMSNLRPENRKILCQLNELKTMLEKAKEFRELIHLPAGNSLEGPSVPTIVVPVVTSLLPPRVFGRNMDRDRIIHLLTKPMATVSSSVGYSGLAIVAHGGAGKSTLAQCVYNDKRVQEHFDVRIWVCISRKLDVHRHTREIIESATNGECPRVDNLDTLQCRLKDIMQKSEKFLLVLDDVWFDESVNEREWDQLLDPLVSQQEGSRVLVTSRRDVLPAALHCKDVVHLENMEDAEFLALFKYHAFSGTEIRNPQLHARLEEVAEKIAKRLGQSPLAARTVGSQLSRNKDIAIWKSALNIENLSEPMKALLWSYNKLDSRLQRCFLYCSLFPKGHKYKIDEMVDLWVAEGLVDSRNQGDKRIEDIGRDYFNEMVSGSFFQPVSERYMGTWYIMHDLLHDLAESLTKEDCFRLEDDGVKEIPATVRHLSICVDSMKFHKQKICKLRYLRTVICIDPLMDDGDDIFNQLLKNLKKLRVLHLSFYNSSSLPECIGELKHLRYLSIISTLISELPRSLCTLFHLELLHLNDKVKNLPDRLCNLRKLRRLEAYDDRNRMYKLYRAALPQIPYIGKLSLLQDIDGFCVQKQKGYELRQLRDMNKLGGNLRVVNLENVTGKDEASESKLHQKTHLRGLHLSWNDVDDMDVSHLEILEGLRPPSQLEDLTIEGYKSTMYPSWLLDGSYFENLESFTLANCCVIGSLPPNTEIFRHCMTLTLENVPNMKTLPFLPEGLTSLSIEGCPLLVFTTNNDELEHHDYRESITRANNLETQLVLIWEANSDSDIRSTLSSEHSSMKKLTELMDTDMSGNLQTIESALEIERDEALVKEDIIKVWLCCHEERMRFIYSRKAGLPLVLPSGLCVLSLSSCSITDGALAICLGGLTSLRNLFLTEIMTLTTLPPEEVFQHLGNLRYLVIRSCWCLRSFGGLRSATSLSEIRLFSCPSLQLARGAEFMQMSLEKLCVYNCVLSADFFCGDWPHLDDILLSGCRSSSSLHVGDLTSLESFSLYHFPDLCTLEGLSSLQLHHVHLIDVPKLTTESISQFRVQRSLYISSSVMLNHMLSAEGFVVPEFLSLESCKEPSVSFEESANFTSVKCLRLCNCEMRSPPGNMKCLSSLTKLDIYDCPNISSIPDLPSSLQHICIWGCELLKESCRAPEGESWPKIAHIRWKEFR, from the coding sequence ATGGCGGAGGTGGTGTTGGCTGGCTTACGTTTGGCAGCAACACCAATCTGTGTGAAGCTCCTCTGTAATGCTTCGACGTGCCTTGGCGTGGACATGACGCGTGAGCTCCATGAACTGGAGACCATCATCATACCACAGTTCGAGCTGGTGATTGAAGCAGCTGAGAAAGGAAACCACAGAGCCAAGCTGGACAGATGGCTCCGGGAGCTCAAACAAGCCTTCTACAATGCTGAGGACCTTCTGGACGAGCATGAGTACAACATCCTTAAGTGCAAAGCGAAACACAAGGATTCTCTAGTGAAAGATTCCACCCAGGTTCATGACTCTTCCATCAGCAATATTTTGAAGCAGCCTATGCGTGCTGTGTCCAGTAGGATGTCCAATCTGCGCCCAGAGAACAGAAAGATACTTTGCCAGTTGAATGAACTGAAGACCATGCTGGAGAAAGCCAAGGAGTTCCGTGAGCTGATTCACTTACCTGCTGGTAATAGTCTTGAGGGTCCCAGTGTACCAACAATTGTTGTTCCTGTAGTGACATCGCTATTGCCGCCAAGAGTATTTGGTCGCAACATGGATCGCGATCGCATAATACATCTTCTTACTAAGCCAATGGCTACTGTTTCTAGCTCAGTCGGCTACTCTGGTTTGGCCATTGTTGCACATGGAGGAGCAGGAAAATCCACCTTAGCACAATGTGTTTACAATGACAAGAGGGTACAAGAACATTTTGACGTCAGGATATGGGTCTGCATCTCACGCAAACTTGATGTTCATCGCCATACACGTGAGATTATCGAGTCAGCAACAAATGGAGAGTGCCCTCGTGTGGACAATCTTGATACTCTCCAGTGCAGATTGAAGGACATAATGCAAAAATCAGAGAAATTCCTGCTTGTGTTGGATGACGTCTGGTTTGATGAATCCGTCAATGAGAGGGAATGGGACCAGTTGCTTGATCCTCTTGTTTCTCAGCAGGAGGGGAGCAGAGTTTTGGTGACTTCTAGACGAGATGTACTTCCAGCTGCTCTTCACTGTAAGGATGTTGTTCATTTGGAAAACATGGAAGATGCCGAGTTCTTGGCTCTATTCAAATACCATGCTTTCTCTGGAACAGAAATCAGAAATCCACAGTTGCATGCACGGCTAGAAGAGGTCGCAGAGAAGATTGCTAAAAGGTTAGGACAATCGCCTTTAGCAGCAAGGACAGTAGGCTCCCAGCTGAGCAGGAATAAGGATATTGCCATATGGAAAAGTGCTCTAAATATTGAAAACTTAAGTGAGCCCATGAAAGCTCTGTTGTGGAGTTATAATAAATTAGATTCACGTCTGCAGAGATGTTTTCTGTACTGCAGCTTATTTCCAAAAGGTCACAAGTATAAAATTGATGAGATGGTTGACCTTTGGGTGGCAGAGGGGCTAGTTGATTCACGCAACCAGGGGGATAAGAGAATTGAAGATATTGGCAGGGATTACTTCAATGAGATGGTGTCAGGATCTTTCTTTCAACCAGTTTCTGAAAGATATATGGGTACATGGTACATTATGCATGATCTGCTTCATGATTTGGCAGAGTCACTGACTAAAGAAGACTGCTTCAGATTAGAAGATGATGGGGTGAAAGAGATACCAGCCACTGTTCGACATCTATCTATTTGTGTTGACAGTATGAAATTCCATAAGCAAAAGATCTGCAAGCTACGTTATTTACGCACTGTTATCTGCATTGACCCTCTCATGGATGACGGAGATGATATTTTTAATCAGCTATTGAAGAATCTGAAGAAGCTACGTGTACTACATTTGTCGTTTTACAACAGTAGCAGCTTGCCTGAATGTATTGGTGAGCTGAAGCACCTTCGATATTTGAGTATCATCAGCACATTGATTTCTGAACTGCCAAGATCATTGTGTACTCTTTTCCACTTGGAGCTACTTCATTTGAATGACAAGGTCAAGAATTTGCCGGACAGACTCTGTAATTTAAGAAAGTTACGACGTCTTGAAGCATATGATGACAGAAACAGAATGTATAAATTGTATAGAGCAGCTCTCCCTCAAATTCCTTACATAGGCAAGCTATCTTTGCTGCAAGATATTGATGGATTTTGCGTGCAAAAGCAGAAGGGATATGAGTTGCGACAACTGAGGGACATGAACAAGCTCGGTGGTAATTTGCGTGTCGTTAATCTTGAAAATGTAACTGGAAAGGATGAAGCCTCAGAGTCGAAGTTGCATCAGAAAACTCATCTTAGAGGTTTGCATCTCTCCTGGAATGATGTGGATGACATGGATGTTTCACATTTGGAGATTCTAGAAGGTTTGAGGCCGCCATCTCAATTGGAGGACCTTACAATCGAAGGTTACAAATCCACCATGTACCCAAGCTGGTTACTTGATGGATCCTATTTTGAGAATCTAGAGTCTTTTACGCTTGCTAATTGCTGTGTGATAGGAAGCCTACCACCCAATACCGAGATCTTTAGGCACTGTATGACACTTACCCTTGAGAATGTCCCGAATATGAAGACACTACCTTTTCTTCCAGAAGGTCTCACAAGCCTATCAATTGAGGGGTGCCCACTGCTTGTGTTCACTACTAATAACGATGAACTGGAACACCATGATTATAGGGAGAGCATCACGAGGGCAAACAACCTGGAAACACAACTTGTTTTGATATGGGAAGCGAATTCCGATTCAGATATTAGGAGCACATTGTCGTCCGAACACTCATCCATGAAGAAGTTGACGGAATTGATGGATACTGATATGTCGGGAAATCTTCAAACCATTGAAAGCGCTTTAGAAATAGAGAGAGATGAAGCCTTGGTTAAAGAAGATATCATCAAAGTATGGCTCTGTTGCCACGAGGAGAGGATGAGATTCATTTATTCAAGGAAGGCTGGGTTGCCGTTGGTTCTACCATCTGGACTATGCGTACTCTCTCTTTCCTCCTGTAGTATTACAGATGGAGCTTTAGCTATTTGCCTTGGTGGGCTTACTTCACTTAGAAATTTGTTCTTAACAGAGATTATGACTTTAACTACGCTTCCACCGGAAGAGGTCTTCCAACATTTGGGCAATCTTAGATACTTGGTCATTCGTTCCTGCTGGTGTCTCAGATCATTCGGGGGCTTGCGATCTGCTACCTCTCTTTCAGAAATAAGATTATTTTCCTGTCCTTCTTTACAGTTGGCACGTGGCGCAGAATTTATGCAAATGTCCCTTGAGAAGCTATGTGTATACAACTGTGTGCTTTCAGCTGACTTCTTCTGTGGTGACTGGCCACATCTGGATGATATTCTCTTATCTGGGTGCAGAAGCTCGTCGTCCTTGCATGTTGGTGATCTTACCTCCCTCGAATCATTCTCACTATATCATTTTCCAGATTTATGCACGCTGGAAGGTTTGTCTTCCCTGCAGCTTCACCACGTGCATTTGATAGATGTTCCAAAGCTTACTACCGAGAGCATCTCACAGTTTCGCGTCCAGCGTTCGCTCTATATTAGCAGTTCTGTTATGCTCAACCACATGCTCTCTGCTGAAGGTTTCGTTGTTCCAGAGTTTCTCTCTCTTGAAAGCTGCAAGGAGCCATCCGTTTCATTCGAAGAATCTGCAAACTTCACATCCGTCAAGTGCCTGAGGTTATGTAATTGTGAAATGAGGTCACCACCAGGAAATATGAAGTGCCTATCCAGTCTAACGAAACTCGATATCTATGATTGCCCCAACATATCATCTATACCAGATCTGCCGTCCTCCCTCCagcatatatgtatatgggGTTGTGAGCTCTTGAAGGAGAGCTGCAGAGCACCTGAAGGAGAAAGCTGGCCAAAGATTGCGCATATCCGCTGGAAGGAATTCAGATGA